Proteins co-encoded in one Chitinophagales bacterium genomic window:
- a CDS encoding glycosyltransferase family 39 protein: MKNPTPIPYKWLVFLATAKLLVHFFTNGQYGFHRDEFLYIALGEHLAWGFAEIPPSIAIFANISRNLLGDTIFAIRFFPAMVGAAGLIFTALIARELGGGKFAQVLTGLVFLMSPAYLGSNTLFQPVSFNQFYWILSAYILLRWINHQNPHTWIHLGIAMGLAMLNKYSVLLFAFGIFVGLLLHPIHRKAFQSKWLYLGVLTALLIWLPNLIWQTAHDFPELTHLQELSDNQLAHVNVFDFLISQLLMQGLNCWIVLLGLGYLLLSPKMQSYRILAWIFLSIIVVLLLLSGKDYYSLGAYPMLIAAGALAIEVGTKGNNWRKWLRPALIIWVLLCNLFAIPYVLPILPVAEAKSYMLYMADNYGLDGPIRWEDGERHDLTQDYADMHGWGELVELVAYIYQQIPESERSETAIYAGNYGQAGAINWYGKQYGLPKAHSRNSSYLLWWDDSLKPKNLIVVDNRDSRADFAVDCEAVELATQLSHPIARENGTHVFLCRGLKVGFEDW; encoded by the coding sequence ATGAAAAACCCTACTCCAATCCCCTACAAATGGCTCGTTTTTTTAGCCACTGCAAAACTCTTGGTTCACTTCTTTACAAATGGGCAATACGGTTTCCATCGAGATGAATTTCTATACATTGCTTTGGGAGAACATCTGGCATGGGGTTTTGCAGAAATACCTCCTTCAATAGCAATATTCGCCAATATCAGCCGCAATTTGTTGGGTGACACCATTTTTGCCATACGTTTTTTTCCTGCAATGGTAGGCGCAGCAGGATTGATATTTACCGCTTTAATTGCGAGAGAATTGGGTGGAGGTAAATTTGCACAAGTATTGACAGGACTGGTTTTTCTGATGTCACCTGCTTATTTGGGTTCCAATACTTTGTTTCAACCCGTTTCCTTCAATCAGTTTTACTGGATTTTGAGTGCCTACATTTTGCTGCGTTGGATCAACCACCAAAATCCACATACCTGGATTCACTTAGGTATAGCCATGGGTTTGGCAATGCTCAATAAATATTCTGTTCTACTATTTGCTTTTGGGATTTTTGTGGGTTTGTTGCTGCATCCGATACACAGAAAAGCTTTTCAATCTAAGTGGTTGTACTTGGGAGTTTTGACCGCACTACTGATTTGGTTACCCAATTTGATTTGGCAAACCGCCCATGATTTCCCCGAACTGACGCACCTGCAAGAATTGAGTGACAACCAATTGGCGCACGTCAATGTATTTGATTTCCTGATAAGTCAGTTGTTGATGCAAGGTTTGAATTGTTGGATAGTTTTGTTGGGATTGGGTTATTTGCTGCTTTCTCCCAAGATGCAATCCTACCGTATTTTGGCATGGATATTTTTGAGTATCATCGTTGTATTATTGCTGTTGAGCGGTAAAGATTACTATTCTTTGGGTGCATATCCGATGTTGATTGCAGCGGGAGCATTGGCGATTGAAGTAGGAACGAAGGGGAATAATTGGCGAAAATGGCTACGCCCTGCTCTCATAATTTGGGTATTGCTCTGCAATCTGTTTGCAATTCCCTACGTTCTGCCCATTTTGCCTGTTGCAGAAGCCAAAAGTTATATGTTGTATATGGCGGATAACTATGGTTTGGATGGGCCGATTCGTTGGGAGGATGGCGAACGACACGACCTAACGCAAGATTATGCCGATATGCACGGTTGGGGGGAATTGGTCGAGTTGGTGGCGTATATCTATCAGCAAATTCCCGAATCAGAACGTTCTGAAACAGCGATTTATGCAGGAAATTATGGTCAGGCAGGCGCAATCAATTGGTATGGAAAACAATACGGTTTACCTAAAGCCCATAGCCGCAACAGCAGCTACCTTCTTTGGTGGGACGATTCTTTGAAACCCAAAAACTTGATTGTGGTGGACAACCGAGATTCAAGGGCAGATTTTGCAGTGGATTGTGAGGCGGTTGAATTGGCTACACAATTGAGTCATCCTATTGCAAGGGAGAATGGAACACATGTTTTTTTGTGTCGAGGATTGAAGGTTGGGTTTGAGGATTGGTGA